The Calditerrivibrio nitroreducens DSM 19672 genome window below encodes:
- a CDS encoding DUF4384 domain-containing protein: MKTFSLGILLIAFFIFLSNHSFSSDGSIWVESDGVAYMSEIDTPKEVMERAKRDAQSRAIEKAVGIFIKAHTLVSNSQLAEDLIYASVRGKIEKVEVVSEGWDQKDRNIYRVKLKSLVKPVYQERHEGIDIKLTLSKYELKEGDEVKIFYKANKDCYIYIFSIASDGSVTLLMPNSAMKDNFIKGEKTYTFPDDSSNIKLKAIFLPDYKGDIAEERIKIIATKKKEDLISLGFQEGIFQVYDARSTGMISDLVRKLNLLEPDEWTDATVVYRIKR; the protein is encoded by the coding sequence ATGAAGACGTTCTCACTTGGCATTTTACTTATAGCATTTTTTATATTTTTATCAAATCATTCTTTTAGCTCCGATGGTTCCATCTGGGTGGAGTCCGACGGTGTAGCATATATGAGCGAAATCGATACCCCAAAGGAAGTAATGGAAAGGGCAAAAAGGGATGCACAGAGCAGGGCAATTGAAAAGGCTGTGGGTATTTTTATAAAAGCCCATACCCTTGTTTCAAATAGTCAGCTGGCTGAAGACCTCATCTATGCCTCCGTAAGGGGGAAGATAGAAAAGGTTGAGGTTGTAAGTGAAGGATGGGATCAAAAGGATAGAAATATTTATAGAGTAAAGTTAAAATCACTTGTAAAGCCAGTGTATCAAGAAAGGCATGAAGGCATTGATATCAAACTTACGCTGTCAAAATATGAACTAAAAGAAGGTGATGAGGTAAAGATATTTTATAAAGCAAACAAGGATTGCTATATTTATATTTTCTCCATAGCATCGGATGGATCTGTTACGCTTCTTATGCCAAATTCAGCAATGAAAGATAATTTTATCAAAGGGGAAAAGACTTATACATTTCCAGATGACTCTTCCAACATAAAGCTAAAAGCGATATTTCTGCCGGATTATAAAGGTGATATTGCAGAAGAAAGAATCAAGATAATTGCAACTAAGAAAAAAGAAGATCTTATTTCATTGGGATTTCAGGAGGGTATTTTTCAGGTCTATGATGCAAGATCTACAGGGATGATAAGCGACCTTGTGAGAAAACTAAATCTACTCGAACCAGACGAATGGACAGATGCAACGGTAGTGTACAGGATAAAAAGATAA
- a CDS encoding serpin family protein: MFNAHKHLILEIILVAVFIFNPLPCRAYDIADSNNQFTFELYSKLIQGKEGRNEFFSPFSIVTAMGMTYEGARGQTKDEMQKVFHFHLDDKTRRDGFLNLINEINKKDKKYQLHTANALWVEKTYKLLDDYLKVIERYYQGKATNVGFIDPTEREQAVFTINSWVEGNTNRKIKNIIKPQAVSQDTRLILTNAIYFKGKWQTQFSKDLTKDEDFKVSPNKKVKVPMMTTGMKGFNEYPEFNYTETEDLQAIELPYEEKELSMIILLPKVDLENIEKTLTYERISEIKRRLSMTPVDLYLPRFKFEREYTLKEVFAGMGMPTAFSNDADFSGMDGTKKLKIDKVIHKAFVEVNEEGTEAAAATAVIMLSKASADRTKKPVVFRADHPFVFLIQHNKTGAILFIGKVYEPKK, from the coding sequence ATGTTTAATGCACATAAACATCTAATACTTGAAATCATACTTGTGGCAGTTTTCATTTTTAATCCCCTACCCTGTAGGGCTTATGATATTGCTGACTCAAACAATCAATTTACATTTGAACTATACTCAAAACTGATACAGGGTAAAGAGGGTAGAAATGAGTTCTTCTCACCCTTCAGTATTGTTACTGCTATGGGTATGACTTACGAAGGTGCAAGGGGACAGACAAAAGATGAGATGCAGAAAGTCTTTCATTTCCATTTAGATGATAAAACTCGGAGAGATGGATTTCTCAATCTAATAAACGAGATAAACAAAAAAGACAAAAAGTATCAACTCCACACCGCAAATGCCCTCTGGGTTGAGAAGACCTATAAACTGCTTGATGATTATTTAAAGGTGATAGAAAGGTATTATCAAGGCAAGGCAACAAATGTGGGATTCATTGACCCAACTGAAAGAGAGCAGGCAGTGTTTACGATTAACAGCTGGGTTGAGGGTAATACAAACCGCAAAATCAAGAATATAATAAAGCCACAGGCAGTTTCTCAGGACACAAGGCTTATCCTTACAAATGCAATATATTTCAAGGGGAAATGGCAAACACAGTTCAGTAAAGATTTAACAAAAGATGAGGATTTCAAGGTTTCACCGAATAAAAAAGTAAAGGTGCCAATGATGACAACGGGTATGAAAGGATTTAATGAATATCCAGAGTTTAACTACACTGAGACAGAAGACCTACAAGCCATCGAACTTCCCTATGAAGAAAAGGAACTCTCAATGATAATATTACTTCCAAAAGTAGATCTTGAAAACATAGAAAAGACATTAACCTATGAAAGGATAAGCGAGATAAAAAGAAGATTAAGTATGACACCCGTAGATTTATATCTGCCAAGGTTTAAGTTTGAAAGGGAATATACACTCAAGGAAGTATTTGCAGGCATGGGTATGCCAACTGCGTTTTCTAATGATGCAGATTTTTCAGGCATGGACGGAACAAAAAAACTCAAAATAGATAAAGTAATCCACAAGGCATTTGTGGAGGTCAATGAAGAGGGGACAGAGGCTGCAGCAGCCACCGCTGTGATAATGTTATCAAAAGCCTCTGCGGATCGAACAAAGAAGCCCGTAGTCTTCCGCGCAGACCATCCCTTTGTCTTCCTGATCCAGCACAATAAAACCGGGGCTATACTATTTATAGGTAAGGTGTATGAGCCGAAAAAATAA
- a CDS encoding zinc ribbon domain-containing protein — MIIFFLTSFTIFLILSCSLKTDFFVLNSSKNSVLINFKYPVDFTKTTPYLEKLKRENPELYEKIKRTPCKFEKEIKNGWFPMIYDIVDESEEDEIIERKINDTGALNYCPYCGNPVKESFSFCPKCGKKIK, encoded by the coding sequence ATGATAATATTTTTTTTAACCTCATTCACTATATTTCTTATTCTCTCCTGTTCATTGAAAACAGATTTCTTTGTGCTCAACAGTTCAAAAAACTCAGTATTAATCAACTTCAAATATCCAGTAGATTTCACAAAAACCACCCCATATCTTGAAAAATTAAAAAGAGAAAATCCAGAACTTTACGAAAAAATAAAGCGAACGCCCTGCAAGTTCGAAAAAGAAATAAAAAACGGCTGGTTCCCCATGATATACGACATAGTTGATGAATCAGAAGAGGATGAGATTATCGAACGAAAAATAAACGATACTGGTGCCTTAAACTACTGCCCCTATTGTGGAAATCCTGTAAAAGAAAGTTTCTCTTTTTGCCCCAAATGCGGCAAAAAGATTAAATAA
- a CDS encoding caspase family protein: MKRVLSFVVFFLIIMTTISFSLAKERVKFSKISEEGNLALNINRTGYPHPLDSDRGWGGGSDKWEIVDGIRTYDHWAHGLAFCGGKNQWCGEPCGWRQVTIDFGKEVVANRVVVWHHGREHVPSTFMIQYWHEGKFETIFSTSNGRDFIKNLPSNPEKWWENFSIPVEVEFKPVKTRKLRYLLNNCDIEHGWIYEIEVYNTNVKYAQDFYPKDVSDIEIVPDFKAKERPYDIAIIIGIERYKELPSSDYSSKDAMLVKNYLKALGFADRNIQLLVNEDATKSAIEKSIEAWLPNRTKPDSRVFVYYSGHGAPEPKTGDAYIVPYDGDPNYLEVTGYPLKRLYEKLGKLQVKEVVVVLDSCFSGAGGRSVLAKGARPLVLMTDAPIIRPHMVVVSSSQSNQITASSPELGHGIFSYYFLKAIKDGKSAIADIYQYIKPLVEDEAKRLNINQTPSITPDIDKLKGKFYLK, translated from the coding sequence ATGAAACGAGTCTTAAGTTTTGTAGTATTTTTTTTGATTATTATGACAACTATTAGTTTCAGTTTAGCGAAAGAACGTGTTAAATTTTCAAAGATTTCTGAGGAAGGTAATCTCGCACTAAATATTAATAGAACAGGGTATCCTCATCCTTTAGATTCTGATAGAGGTTGGGGAGGTGGTAGTGATAAATGGGAGATTGTTGATGGGATAAGAACATATGATCACTGGGCGCACGGGTTGGCCTTTTGTGGTGGTAAAAATCAATGGTGTGGTGAACCTTGTGGATGGAGACAGGTGACGATAGACTTTGGTAAAGAAGTTGTTGCAAATAGAGTTGTTGTTTGGCATCACGGACGAGAGCACGTACCTTCAACTTTTATGATACAATACTGGCACGAAGGAAAATTTGAAACTATTTTTAGTACGAGCAATGGTAGAGATTTTATTAAAAACCTACCCAGCAATCCTGAAAAATGGTGGGAAAATTTTTCAATCCCGGTAGAAGTAGAATTCAAGCCTGTAAAAACAAGAAAATTAAGGTATCTATTAAATAATTGCGATATAGAACATGGCTGGATTTATGAGATAGAAGTGTATAATACTAATGTTAAATATGCACAAGATTTTTATCCTAAAGATGTCAGTGATATAGAGATCGTTCCAGATTTTAAAGCCAAAGAAAGACCTTATGACATCGCGATTATTATAGGTATTGAAAGATACAAAGAACTTCCATCCTCTGATTACTCATCAAAAGATGCTATGCTTGTAAAAAATTACTTGAAGGCTCTTGGATTTGCGGACAGGAATATACAACTTCTTGTGAATGAGGACGCAACAAAATCAGCCATTGAGAAATCCATAGAAGCATGGCTTCCAAATCGTACAAAGCCTGATAGCAGGGTATTTGTCTATTACTCAGGTCATGGTGCACCGGAACCAAAGACAGGAGATGCCTATATAGTACCTTATGATGGGGATCCAAACTATCTTGAAGTTACAGGGTATCCTTTAAAAAGGCTGTATGAAAAGCTTGGTAAACTTCAGGTAAAAGAAGTTGTTGTGGTTCTTGACTCATGCTTTTCAGGTGCTGGTGGGAGAAGTGTTCTTGCAAAAGGGGCAAGGCCACTTGTTTTGATGACAGATGCGCCTATAATCCGACCTCATATGGTGGTTGTTTCATCCTCCCAGAGCAATCAGATCACCGCATCATCACCCGAATTGGGGCATGGTATATTCTCATACTACTTTCTTAAAGCAATAAAAGATGGTAAAAGTGCCATAGCCGACATCTACCAATACATCAAACCACTTGTGGAGGATGAAGCCAAAAGATTAAACATAAATCAGACACCAAGCATCACACCAGATATTGATAAACTAAAAGGTAAATTTTATCTAAAATGA